The nucleotide sequence GGAATCTTTCAGTGACTCAGGAATAAAATCTTCTGCCGAAGCAGCCCTTCCATTTTTCTGAGGAGAATAAGGAATCCGAAAGTTTGGACTCTGACCAAAAAGTGTAACTTCTCCTCCCTGCTGTTCTGGTTGGCAGTAGAATACGCAGCGACCATGCTCTAAAACCCCGAGATCTTCTTTGAATGGGGGAGATTGCTTTTGAAAATCCGTTAGTGAACTACAGTAATCTTGAATAGCAGCATCATTGATTTTGATCAAGTCAGCATTTGCATTGGGTTCACGAACAAGACAATGGCTTTTACGGCTTGTACTTGTAGGATCATCACTTCCCTCTGCCATATTACCACTGGTGACAAGTACCCCAATATACTCCTGTCTATCTGGCCTTGGGCTAATTTGTCCGGCAAAGCGACGATTATTTTTAGTGACAATATCTCCAAACCCTACGTTTTGAATATACTGAGGCCGATAATCAGCCTTTGTCATAGGGATGAAATCAGGAAAGTTCTTACTTACTGTGCCTTCTTTAATCCAAATAAATGGATCATCGCCTACCATTTTTGCAGGGCGGATATACCAGCCATCGTTCCTTTTAACCAGATAACCAGCCCTAACATTTTTTAGACATGCCTTATAAGGATTTGCCAGCGGATCATCTTTCTTCGCAGCAACCGCGCGAAAGAAGAACTTTTGTTTCCCAGATACCCGATCAATCTTGCCAAAACTCAGAATTTCAACCAGAGTACGCAGCATACCACGAATGCTACTACCTGGAATTACAGGTTTTAACTTGTCAAAAATATAGAAGAAATCCGGTAGGTCTTTTGCCTCTTTACCCTGTTTGAATTCATCTAGGGTTAATCCGCAACGAATATACAGCGGAGATTCAGTGGTAAGGATGCATTCAATTTTTCCGGTGTGGCGATCGGGATGATAGCGATCGCCAGGCGGCAAGTCTTGGGCTTTGACCACCTGATCTGGTAACTCCACAAAATTATAGGGAGCACGAGCAATACGTTTTGAATCGGTGATTTTACGAATATGCTTGGGAAACATGGGCGATCGCTTCTAGAACTAACGTGAACAATTGATTCAAAATGACCAAGTAGTGGGTTCAGGGTAAAAGCTCAACTTCTTCGTAGAGCAAATCAATGGAAAATTTAAAGTCAATACTGGTGAATTGAATGGTGTCATTGATGGCGTAGGGAGTCAATTCCCATTTGCCTCGTTCATTGAGTCGAAAGATTTCCACACTTATTTGATCAGAACTAATAAGAACATACTCCCGCAAACTTTCTAGGCGGCGATACTGACTGAATTTAGCCCCGCGATCATAGGCTTCAGTGGTTTGGGATAGGACTTCTACAATCAGACAGGGAAATTGGACAAATTGAATGGCCGAGCGATCGCGCTCATCACAGGTCACCAAAACATCCGGGTAGAAAAATGGCCCCTGTTCCGTAATACTGACTTTGGCGTCGGATGCCAATACCCGACAGGCACTGCCTCGCACCTGATTGCGTAAGGCAGCGATTAAGTTAATGGCGATCGCATTGTGAGGAATAGTGCCTCCGGCCGTAGCGTAGGCTTCGCCGTTTACATATTCGTACCTGAGTTCTCGCTGAGACTCCCATTCCAAATAGGCGACTGGAGTCATGTAATGCTTTTCAGGAGAAGCAATCATTTCGTCCCTCCTTTAGCGTGCTATCCGTTGTAAAATTGACCAGCCGACTGAGGGTAACGCGAGCTAACCCATCTTTATCGTATTCGATGTAATGATGAACAACCAAGTGCAAAGATTGAGCCAGCTTTTGACTTGCCTTAAGCTCAATTTGAGTAAAAGGAACAGCGTGTTTTAGCCCCTGAGCGCCATCCCACAGGACGGTGAAGCCTTCAGAGGCATGGATGTTTCCATGAGTTCCTAAGAGTAACTGCTTTTCTTCAATTGTTTCGGTGTCAGCATTGGTTATAAGTCCCGCTTTCCAGGAACCGTCCGCTTTCCAGAGCAAAATTTCACCCTCTTGTCCAAAAATTCGGCACTGTTGGAGGGTTTCAATGTGAAGGGGTGGGGATTCTCTAAGAACACTATTCGAGGTGCAGAGATGGCCTTGATGAAAATGACCCCAGATCACGCCATCATCGGCATGGGCTAATAGATAGGTCAACTGGTACTCCTGAGCCTGAGCTTCCAGCCAGTCTTTGAGATTTGCCGAAACTGTATCAGTCGGAATTAGAGTTCGTGTCAGAGTATTCATGCTTCAGGGTCTTCAGAGTGTTCGAGTTTATTGTGCTGGCTATGGAATCTTTGAATCCGGTTTTGAATGTCTATTGCGGTAACTTGTAATTCATCCAGATCAGATGCAAGCAGGTATTTGGAAAGTATTTTTAAGATCTCGGATAAATCAACACGATAGTTCAATAACAACTGAGTAATGTCATTTTCATAAATACTGACTTTACTGAGCTGCCCCTGACGATAAAGAGAGGGGAGGGCAAAAAACTTCAGCAGCAACAAACCTTCGACCGTTGCACAGCGAATGACACGATTCCCAAATTGTCTTTCTGTAACATAGCGATCGCGCACCAGTTCAAACAGTTTATTTTGAGTCAGCAAGATATCTACTTGCAGCGATTCAAAGGTACCATGAGCAAAATCCTTGTTTTGATCTGCAATGACGATTTCTGGCAAAGCTTCCAGTTCTCTCTTAGATAGGATGAAGTCAATGTCCTGAGTATTTCGCCCCTCGATGTAACTCAGTAGGGCAATCCCGCCAACTAAAACATAGTCAATCTGTCGCTCATCCAAAATTGTAAATAAGCGCTCTATAGCCTCTGGCAGGCGATCAATTTCTGGCATCGCAACCTCCCAGTTTTTTATATCAAAGAGAATGCCATTCCGCACAATGTCAGCGATCGCCATAGTCATGCCGCGCTCCTCCCAGTAATATGATTTACCAGAGCCAATACAAACTCTTCTAGGGACTGAGCATCACTGACGTGAAGCTTTTGATCAACCTGATCAATCGTCCATTCCTGCTTTTGACCTTGATGGCAATGGCAAATCCTAGCACTTCTCCCCTGTAATCGCCCGCGTCCGATGCTGCTTTCACCACCAACCGGTAAATCACCTGTCCATAGGTCTTTCAGCAGTAAGAGGAGTAAACCAATTTCGTAGTTCTTGGGCTGGCGTAGTTCTATGCACATCGTAAACTCGCCACCAAAAATCGGTTGTTCATCAAATAGAGCACCCTGTAACGCACCGCCGGTAAAGCGATCAATCGCAATCCGGTTCTGCACCAAGTCGTGGGTATTATTGATTTCTGCTTCCTGGACAATGAGACGACTAGACTTAGCTGTTTTAGCCTTCTCATTCACGTCACCAAACAAATCGCTGATCAATGAGTTTGGATAATTAGTCGAATCAACTAACGTGTTTACAATCCGTTCTGCCCGATGCCGCAAAACTCCTGCTAGACTGGTTCCTGACAATACTGGTTTCAGTTCGCCATTGCGATAGGACTTGAGCTGCACTACATCTGGCGCACGGCCAATACTGGCCTGACCCGAACGGATGAGCAGTGAGCCATTGATAGCGAAGGTCGCTTGTAAAATCAGGCGATCGCGCTGATCTTGCAGTTCATCTAAGCTGACCTTAAGTGCCTCTAGAATTGAGGATTGTTTTACAGGTGGTTCTGGTAAAAATCCTTCTGTCCAGTGGTCATACTCTACCCATTGGCGACTCTGAACCGGATCTGTTACATCAAAATCCCAGACCTGCCATTGGCTGACCTGACAGCGCCCAAATCCCCGCCGCTTTTTCATGCCCAGGGTGATTTCACCGCTTTCTAGTCCCTGGAGGGCGATCGCCAGTCCTTGCAGCAGCTTAGGCTGATCTGCCTGCCGATCAATCAACAACTCAAACTGAAGCGGAAACTCTGTACCGGCTGCCAACACCTCCAAGTCATACTTGGCTTTATCACTGGCGGTGCCTGTTTTGCTGTCGATCTTGACCCCATCCCGTAATTCAAGGGTTGGAACCGTGCTACTAATCGTATCGTAAGCAATCAGCGGACTCTGATCACCCTCATCATCTCGTCGGATTGCGCCAAAGAGTTCAGTCGCCAGATCGTCGCTAGCTTCCCCGGCACCGTAGTCATGCTCGTAGTCCCGCAAGTAATTTCGCAGCGCTCCCGCGATCGCACTCCCAGTCAGCAGCGCCCGTTGAGAAATACTGTCTCGCAATAGGGGCATATCCGTGGGGCTATCAGCATCCCCGCTGCCCAAACAGGTCGGTGACTCCAGCCTCAGGCAACCCCGGACAATCACCCGACGGATAATCTCGCGTTGATTGCGTTTGATACGTTGGCTGGAGGAGAGTTCAGTCTGGGTCATTTTTGTTTCTCCTTAGTTGCCTGTTTTGCAACTGCCATAATCAGCTTAAGTGTGTACTCTGCTGCCAATGAGTCATCAACGGTTGCTTTGACTTCTGTACTCAATTGAACTTCCGGTGGTTGAGCGACCCAACTGTGAGGATTCTTTAGTCGATCTTGCAGCCAACTATAAAAAGGCTCATTGGTTTGCTTAAATCTGGTCTTCTGAAACTGCTCCAAAGCCGTTTTTGTTAGATTGTCACGATTCAGAAATTCACTAACCTCTTGGAGGCTGGCTGGTTCAGAACTTAATCCTCTGCGAGCAATAAGTTGCAATCTGGAAAGCTGGCTGTTGGAAATATTGCCGACTTCTAGTTTTCTGCGATCGAGTTCTGTTTTTAGAAGCTGGTCTAGTTTTTGACGCAGAAGCTGCGTTGCCATTCTCTGAGCTAAGGGCAATGATGGTGAACTGATCGAAGGCTGCTGATGTGAAGCTGGAGGCTTAGGAGGCCTCTTGACTTGAAGTATTGCTTGTCGATGCCAGTTGATGGCTACACGCCCAAAGCCTTCATTGCGGCGATCGCCAATCCCCTGCCAGTGTAATTGTTGAATCTGTTCCTCGGTAAGGGTGGCATTCTCAAAGACAATCACAGTGCCAGCAGCGAGGGCTGGCACCTGGGGTAAAGGCAGTCCCCACTTGCGATTAAAGCCGCCAATGTAGGTCTGGCTGCTGAAGATATGCTCTGGCTTTGGGGTTGGGAGAGAACTACCGCAGGCGGTATTAATGGCTACGACAATCAGGGTTGGATCGGTGCTGGGTTGACCGTTGGTATCGCGCAGCAAGGTATCGCTGAGGAGGGTAATTGTGAGATGATCTGCATCGATATCCGCTTCATCTCCTAATGGTTGAAACTCTTGCCACGAGTTTTGAATTTTGTAAGAAATTTGAGTATGACCGTATCCGGCGCTGCGCGATCCCCCCAGCCACAAATCCGGTTTACTCAAGAGTTGCTTAAAAAGGTCAACATCTTGTGCTTCACAAAGAATGACAGATTGAAATGTTTGTCCTGCATCTAGGGCATCATAACGGAAGATTTCACCTTCACTATTGGGTTGATCTTCCCGTTTACTGGAGCGTCCTTTGCGGCGATCGCGGCTATTGTGGATGTTGATACGCCGCTCAGGAGTGTATAGTCGAACATAATTATCTTTAAAGGTACAAAACTGATCCCGAATGACCTTCAGAGACTCATATTCGTCATTCTGCT is from Leptothermofonsia sichuanensis E412 and encodes:
- a CDS encoding Uma2 family endonuclease gives rise to the protein MIASPEKHYMTPVAYLEWESQRELRYEYVNGEAYATAGGTIPHNAIAINLIAALRNQVRGSACRVLASDAKVSITEQGPFFYPDVLVTCDERDRSAIQFVQFPCLIVEVLSQTTEAYDRGAKFSQYRRLESLREYVLISSDQISVEIFRLNERGKWELTPYAINDTIQFTSIDFKFSIDLLYEEVELLP
- the csx19 gene encoding type III-D CRISPR-associated protein Csx19; its protein translation is MNTLTRTLIPTDTVSANLKDWLEAQAQEYQLTYLLAHADDGVIWGHFHQGHLCTSNSVLRESPPLHIETLQQCRIFGQEGEILLWKADGSWKAGLITNADTETIEEKQLLLGTHGNIHASEGFTVLWDGAQGLKHAVPFTQIELKASQKLAQSLHLVVHHYIEYDKDGLARVTLSRLVNFTTDSTLKEGRNDCFS
- a CDS encoding RAMP superfamily CRISPR-associated protein translates to MTQTELSSSQRIKRNQREIIRRVIVRGCLRLESPTCLGSGDADSPTDMPLLRDSISQRALLTGSAIAGALRNYLRDYEHDYGAGEASDDLATELFGAIRRDDEGDQSPLIAYDTISSTVPTLELRDGVKIDSKTGTASDKAKYDLEVLAAGTEFPLQFELLIDRQADQPKLLQGLAIALQGLESGEITLGMKKRRGFGRCQVSQWQVWDFDVTDPVQSRQWVEYDHWTEGFLPEPPVKQSSILEALKVSLDELQDQRDRLILQATFAINGSLLIRSGQASIGRAPDVVQLKSYRNGELKPVLSGTSLAGVLRHRAERIVNTLVDSTNYPNSLISDLFGDVNEKAKTAKSSRLIVQEAEINNTHDLVQNRIAIDRFTGGALQGALFDEQPIFGGEFTMCIELRQPKNYEIGLLLLLLKDLWTGDLPVGGESSIGRGRLQGRSARICHCHQGQKQEWTIDQVDQKLHVSDAQSLEEFVLALVNHITGRSAA
- a CDS encoding RAMP superfamily CRISPR-associated protein translates to MPTYTLNIHLLSDTTFGRGDGVAGLIDQEVEHDPYGFPYLRGRTLKGLLSEECDNLIHTLPDNQKTHWQGVAGKLFGKPGSTMDTMGAIHVGDARLPEDLRQAVAHQIKAEKLTKAEILDSLTTIRRQTAINPESGVPDKGSLRSARVVLRDLTFTADLSFEQQPTDDQLCLLMIGAKTLRYLGSGRNRGRGHVCCRLHGESLPSNYLDRFFATMPAIIVTIKTLQPILATSFQGDPNSDVSYDYIPGSMIRGAVIGRYLQHKKLRELDLTDSETQRLFFQSDHTRYLNAYLVSQKEQHRTLPVPRSWYKLKDAEITEDRATNIYDRSLEQNDEYESLKVIRDQFCTFKDNYVRLYTPERRINIHNSRDRRKGRSSKREDQPNSEGEIFRYDALDAGQTFQSVILCEAQDVDLFKQLLSKPDLWLGGSRSAGYGHTQISYKIQNSWQEFQPLGDEADIDADHLTITLLSDTLLRDTNGQPSTDPTLIVVAINTACGSSLPTPKPEHIFSSQTYIGGFNRKWGLPLPQVPALAAGTVIVFENATLTEEQIQQLHWQGIGDRRNEGFGRVAINWHRQAILQVKRPPKPPASHQQPSISSPSLPLAQRMATQLLRQKLDQLLKTELDRRKLEVGNISNSQLSRLQLIARRGLSSEPASLQEVSEFLNRDNLTKTALEQFQKTRFKQTNEPFYSWLQDRLKNPHSWVAQPPEVQLSTEVKATVDDSLAAEYTLKLIMAVAKQATKEKQK